Proteins encoded together in one Oreochromis aureus strain Israel breed Guangdong linkage group 23, ZZ_aureus, whole genome shotgun sequence window:
- the LOC116331302 gene encoding titin isoform X1 → MEQEEQIDFQALRAKFQQEEFILKKPKTKPVLPEKPNVVSPPQSPSHYLPSGARPSLLTTINQNLERKTLFAPRVVFKDDLKESKKPLINNKDKSEGKLKGGKHKTFKGSRENLLEDSVDQKKVNNKDKTLPLVAPVTQKESTAELVPAAPPPKVTTEKKKPFSLFKKPKRDSVLISADPILDTPSSDIAGPAPLIPVPSESGRETLPNSTSEPHLPDNPTLPDHSADVEMTPTSTTLESLAFNLPPPLIPESPPPEIPSWNSEIPPEIENLTLPVSSQDEGITSPPSVSPPLPPSCVISGSPSLVSSPSPSPPEPEITSEIGKDAIYIPAVEKPPSPATNPPSVPPSPKPERPVSALSALERAEDMSPGRRTPPGDQRIFNALQKARKKTNSPLISDIHSYSVTPPPEESSQCQSPTESLPELPPIDYEDLSALLSKPAQVNGIDHQLYKNNFHSGFDWFCFRQLSPPLQDITEGPDPVPELLVIPPPPPKMTISDNGPLNSSVDEPAILNSASLSEFIPPPVVEVNDIPAPLEFSETYTPDVPEVNNVASDVPNLKLQGSELEYEMYPGPDVTDGFDPPKVHSNGITVPQTEIHTETPYGGISQMNELPESSHALNRDLQQASEPQPENDVYQSTENVYEYIATPDGDKKKVKTKVKKHKEPKNPYVESMPVTVQEKTKTGRFGKSEKKAAAEGPDEKELKKKEKQRLEKEKKELKEKQEREKKEQKEREKRENEMKKKFKITGQEDALYQARVVVTAKGRKTDLPVKAGETISIIRTANCPKGKWLARDSSNSYGYVAVDHVELDIKEMLELGRKTLPRSKNNFTEPDGTRMISHVSNHYQLPGESFTDDSEEWSGDDDEPLSSPTSTQAVLGHNRTFSMPDVGNKDLSVNHQHSHSDMGHDSSHNQALQKLSTFFRSQKSPEPAASTNEPVTSNTSVLEEAPHVPAEQQTSYTAGSVNVAEEANHTPEAVSAEDTDFVADTLILPPPVMYADGAE, encoded by the exons ATGGAACAG GAGGAACAGATAGACTTTCAGGCCCTAAGGGCCAAGTTTCAACAAGAAGAATTCATATTGAAGAAACCCAAGACAAAACCTGTTCTCCCAGAGAAGCCAAATGTGGTCTCTCCTCCCCAGAGCCCCAGTCATTACCTCCCTTCAGGTGCACGCCCCTCCCTGCTGACCACCATCAAtcagaacttggaaagaaaGACACTATTTGCCCCAAGAGTGGTCTTCAAAGATGATCTGAAAGAGAGCAAAAAGCCTCTCATCAacaataaagacaaaagtgAAGGAAAACTGAAAGGTGGTAAGCACAAAACATTCAAAGGGAGCAGGGAGAATCTTCTTGAAGATTCCGTGGATCAAAAGAAAGTGAATAACAAAGACAAGACGCTTCCTTTGGTTGCCCCTGTAACGCAGAAAGAGAGTACAGCAGAGCTGGTGCCAGCCGCACCTCCACCTAAAGTcacaacagagaaaaagaagccTTTCAGTCTTTTCAAAAAGCCAAAACGAGATTCAGTGTTGATCTCAGCTGATCCAATTCTGGACACCCCAAGCTCAGATATTGCTGGACCAGCTCCACTCATCCCAGTGCCTTCTGAATCCGGTAGGGAAACACTACCTAATTCAACATCAGAGCCCCATCTACCAGACAACCCCACCTTACCAGACCACAGTGCTGATGTAGAAATGACCCCAACCTCTACTACTCTTGAATCTCTTGCCTTCAACCTACCTCCTCCTCTCATACCTGAGAGCCCACCACCTGAAATCCCAAGCTGGAACAGTGAAATCCCACCTGAAATAGAAAATCTCACTTTGCCTGTTTCTAGCCAAGATGAAGGTATTACCAGTCCACCCAGTGTCTCTCCACCCCTTCCACCCAGCTGTGTCATCTCTGGTTCTCCTTCCCTGGTTTCTTCTCCATCTCCATCACCCCCCGAGCCTGAGATTACATCTGAGATTGGGAAAGATGCTATTTATATACCTGCTGTGGAGAAACCTCCTTCTCCAGCCACGAACCCTCCATCTGTTCCACCATCTCCCAAACCAGAGCGTCCAGTCTCAGCACTCTCTGCCCTGGAGAGAGCAGAGGATATGAGTCCTGGAAGAAGAACACCACCAGGTGACCAGAGGATTTTCAATGCTCTACAGAAGGCACGCAAGAAGACCAACAG CCCCTTGATAAGTGACATCCACTCCTATTCTGTTACCCCTCCACCTGAGGAATCCTCCCAGTGTCAGAGCCCCACTGAAAGTCTCCCAGAACTCCCACCCATTGATTATGAAGATCTAAGTGCCCTCCTATCGAAACCAGCACAAGTTAACGGCATTGACCACC AGTTATACAAGAACAACTTCCACAGTGGGTTTGACTGGTTTTGTTTCC GACAGCTCTCTCCCCCGTTGCAAGACATCACTGAGGGACCTGACCCTGTCCCAGAGCTGCTGGTGATTCCCCCGCCTCCACCCAAGATGACTATTTCAGATAATGGGCCTCTGAATTCTTCTGTAGACGAACCTGCCATACTTAACTCTGCCAGCTTGAGTGAATTCATTCCTCCACCTGTCGTGGAAGTTAATG ATATCCCTGCTCCACTTGAGTTTTCAGAGACCTACACCCCTGATGTCCCAGAGGTTAACAATGTGGCTTCAGACGTTCCTAATCTGAAGCTGCAGGGATCAGAGTTGGAGTATGAGATGTACCCAGGTCCAGATGTTACAGACGGTTTTGACCCGCCAAAGGTTCACAGTAATGGGATAACCGTTCCGCAAACCGAGATCCACACAGAGACACCATATGGAGGCATATCCCAAATGAATGAACTACCAGAATCATCTCATGCTCTCAATCGGGACTTACAACAGGCGTCAGA GCCCCAACCAGAAAACGATGTTTATCAGAGCACAGAAAATGTGTACGAGTATATCGCCACACCTGATGGTGACAAGAAAAAAGTCAAGACTAAAGTCAAGAAAcacaaagagccaaaga ATCCATATGTTGAGTCAATGCCAGTAACG GTTCAAGAGAAAACCAAGACGGGGAGGTTTGGCAA GAGTGAAAAGAAAGCAGCTGCAGAGGGGCCTGATGAGAAAgagctgaaaaagaaagaaaagcagcgGCTAGAAAAGGAGAAGAAGGAGCTAAAGGAGAAACAAGAACGGgaaaagaaagaacagaaaGAGAGGGAAAAGAGGGAGAACGAGATGAAGAAGAAATTCAAG ATCACAGGACAGGAGGATGCCCTTTACCAGGCAAGAGTGGTTGTAACTGCAAAGGGACGAAAGACTGATCTCCCCGTCAAGGCAGGAGAGACAATCAGCATTATCCGAACAGCAAACTGCCCCAAAGGAAAGTGGCTGGCCAGAGACAGCAGCAACAGCT ATGGGTATGTCGCAGTTGATCATGTGGAGCTGGACATCAAGGAGATGTTAGAGCTGGGAAGGAAAACTCTTCCCAGGTCTAAAAATAACTTTACCGAACCAGACGGTACCCGCATGATTTCACA TGTCTCAAACCATTATCaattaccaggagaaagct TCACAGACGACAGTGAGGAGTGGAGTGGCGATGATGATGAACCTCTCTCTAGTCCTACAAGTACACAGGCTGTACT AGGTCATAACCGGACATTCTCCATGCCAGATGTGG GAAACAAAGACCTTAGCGTAAACCACCAGCACAGTCACAGTGACATGGGTCATGATAGCTCCCACAACCA AGCACTTCAGAAGTTGTCGACATTTTTCCGTTCACAAAAATCTCCGGAGCCAGCTGCAAG CACCAATGAACCAGTAACGA GCAATACATCTGTGCTGGAAGAAGCACCTCATGT tcctgctgaacaacaaacaa GTTACACTGCAGGTTCTGTGAATGTGGCAGAAGAAGCAAATCACAC
- the LOC116331302 gene encoding protein enabled homolog isoform X2 translates to MEQEEQIDFQALRAKFQQEEFILKKPKTKPVLPEKPNVVSPPQSPSHYLPSGARPSLLTTINQNLERKTLFAPRVVFKDDLKESKKPLINNKDKSEGKLKGGKHKTFKGSRENLLEDSVDQKKVNNKDKTLPLVAPVTQKESTAELVPAAPPPKVTTEKKKPFSLFKKPKRDSVLISADPILDTPSSDIAGPAPLIPVPSESGRETLPNSTSEPHLPDNPTLPDHSADVEMTPTSTTLESLAFNLPPPLIPESPPPEIPSWNSEIPPEIENLTLPVSSQDEGITSPPSVSPPLPPSCVISGSPSLVSSPSPSPPEPEITSEIGKDAIYIPAVEKPPSPATNPPSVPPSPKPERPVSALSALERAEDMSPGRRTPPGDQRIFNALQKARKKTNSPLISDIHSYSVTPPPEESSQCQSPTESLPELPPIDYEDLSALLSKPAQVNGIDHRQLSPPLQDITEGPDPVPELLVIPPPPPKMTISDNGPLNSSVDEPAILNSASLSEFIPPPVVEVNDIPAPLEFSETYTPDVPEVNNVASDVPNLKLQGSELEYEMYPGPDVTDGFDPPKVHSNGITVPQTEIHTETPYGGISQMNELPESSHALNRDLQQASEPQPENDVYQSTENVYEYIATPDGDKKKVKTKVKKHKEPKNPYVESMPVTVQEKTKTGRFGKSEKKAAAEGPDEKELKKKEKQRLEKEKKELKEKQEREKKEQKEREKRENEMKKKFKITGQEDALYQARVVVTAKGRKTDLPVKAGETISIIRTANCPKGKWLARDSSNSYGYVAVDHVELDIKEMLELGRKTLPRSKNNFTEPDGTRMISHVSNHYQLPGESFTDDSEEWSGDDDEPLSSPTSTQAVLGHNRTFSMPDVGNKDLSVNHQHSHSDMGHDSSHNQALQKLSTFFRSQKSPEPAASTNEPVTSNTSVLEEAPHVPAEQQTSYTAGSVNVAEEANHTPEAVSAEDTDFVADTLILPPPVMYADGAE, encoded by the exons ATGGAACAG GAGGAACAGATAGACTTTCAGGCCCTAAGGGCCAAGTTTCAACAAGAAGAATTCATATTGAAGAAACCCAAGACAAAACCTGTTCTCCCAGAGAAGCCAAATGTGGTCTCTCCTCCCCAGAGCCCCAGTCATTACCTCCCTTCAGGTGCACGCCCCTCCCTGCTGACCACCATCAAtcagaacttggaaagaaaGACACTATTTGCCCCAAGAGTGGTCTTCAAAGATGATCTGAAAGAGAGCAAAAAGCCTCTCATCAacaataaagacaaaagtgAAGGAAAACTGAAAGGTGGTAAGCACAAAACATTCAAAGGGAGCAGGGAGAATCTTCTTGAAGATTCCGTGGATCAAAAGAAAGTGAATAACAAAGACAAGACGCTTCCTTTGGTTGCCCCTGTAACGCAGAAAGAGAGTACAGCAGAGCTGGTGCCAGCCGCACCTCCACCTAAAGTcacaacagagaaaaagaagccTTTCAGTCTTTTCAAAAAGCCAAAACGAGATTCAGTGTTGATCTCAGCTGATCCAATTCTGGACACCCCAAGCTCAGATATTGCTGGACCAGCTCCACTCATCCCAGTGCCTTCTGAATCCGGTAGGGAAACACTACCTAATTCAACATCAGAGCCCCATCTACCAGACAACCCCACCTTACCAGACCACAGTGCTGATGTAGAAATGACCCCAACCTCTACTACTCTTGAATCTCTTGCCTTCAACCTACCTCCTCCTCTCATACCTGAGAGCCCACCACCTGAAATCCCAAGCTGGAACAGTGAAATCCCACCTGAAATAGAAAATCTCACTTTGCCTGTTTCTAGCCAAGATGAAGGTATTACCAGTCCACCCAGTGTCTCTCCACCCCTTCCACCCAGCTGTGTCATCTCTGGTTCTCCTTCCCTGGTTTCTTCTCCATCTCCATCACCCCCCGAGCCTGAGATTACATCTGAGATTGGGAAAGATGCTATTTATATACCTGCTGTGGAGAAACCTCCTTCTCCAGCCACGAACCCTCCATCTGTTCCACCATCTCCCAAACCAGAGCGTCCAGTCTCAGCACTCTCTGCCCTGGAGAGAGCAGAGGATATGAGTCCTGGAAGAAGAACACCACCAGGTGACCAGAGGATTTTCAATGCTCTACAGAAGGCACGCAAGAAGACCAACAG CCCCTTGATAAGTGACATCCACTCCTATTCTGTTACCCCTCCACCTGAGGAATCCTCCCAGTGTCAGAGCCCCACTGAAAGTCTCCCAGAACTCCCACCCATTGATTATGAAGATCTAAGTGCCCTCCTATCGAAACCAGCACAAGTTAACGGCATTGACCACC GACAGCTCTCTCCCCCGTTGCAAGACATCACTGAGGGACCTGACCCTGTCCCAGAGCTGCTGGTGATTCCCCCGCCTCCACCCAAGATGACTATTTCAGATAATGGGCCTCTGAATTCTTCTGTAGACGAACCTGCCATACTTAACTCTGCCAGCTTGAGTGAATTCATTCCTCCACCTGTCGTGGAAGTTAATG ATATCCCTGCTCCACTTGAGTTTTCAGAGACCTACACCCCTGATGTCCCAGAGGTTAACAATGTGGCTTCAGACGTTCCTAATCTGAAGCTGCAGGGATCAGAGTTGGAGTATGAGATGTACCCAGGTCCAGATGTTACAGACGGTTTTGACCCGCCAAAGGTTCACAGTAATGGGATAACCGTTCCGCAAACCGAGATCCACACAGAGACACCATATGGAGGCATATCCCAAATGAATGAACTACCAGAATCATCTCATGCTCTCAATCGGGACTTACAACAGGCGTCAGA GCCCCAACCAGAAAACGATGTTTATCAGAGCACAGAAAATGTGTACGAGTATATCGCCACACCTGATGGTGACAAGAAAAAAGTCAAGACTAAAGTCAAGAAAcacaaagagccaaaga ATCCATATGTTGAGTCAATGCCAGTAACG GTTCAAGAGAAAACCAAGACGGGGAGGTTTGGCAA GAGTGAAAAGAAAGCAGCTGCAGAGGGGCCTGATGAGAAAgagctgaaaaagaaagaaaagcagcgGCTAGAAAAGGAGAAGAAGGAGCTAAAGGAGAAACAAGAACGGgaaaagaaagaacagaaaGAGAGGGAAAAGAGGGAGAACGAGATGAAGAAGAAATTCAAG ATCACAGGACAGGAGGATGCCCTTTACCAGGCAAGAGTGGTTGTAACTGCAAAGGGACGAAAGACTGATCTCCCCGTCAAGGCAGGAGAGACAATCAGCATTATCCGAACAGCAAACTGCCCCAAAGGAAAGTGGCTGGCCAGAGACAGCAGCAACAGCT ATGGGTATGTCGCAGTTGATCATGTGGAGCTGGACATCAAGGAGATGTTAGAGCTGGGAAGGAAAACTCTTCCCAGGTCTAAAAATAACTTTACCGAACCAGACGGTACCCGCATGATTTCACA TGTCTCAAACCATTATCaattaccaggagaaagct TCACAGACGACAGTGAGGAGTGGAGTGGCGATGATGATGAACCTCTCTCTAGTCCTACAAGTACACAGGCTGTACT AGGTCATAACCGGACATTCTCCATGCCAGATGTGG GAAACAAAGACCTTAGCGTAAACCACCAGCACAGTCACAGTGACATGGGTCATGATAGCTCCCACAACCA AGCACTTCAGAAGTTGTCGACATTTTTCCGTTCACAAAAATCTCCGGAGCCAGCTGCAAG CACCAATGAACCAGTAACGA GCAATACATCTGTGCTGGAAGAAGCACCTCATGT tcctgctgaacaacaaacaa GTTACACTGCAGGTTCTGTGAATGTGGCAGAAGAAGCAAATCACAC